CCCCTACCCCGGCGTCACCAACCGCGCCTCGTACGCGAACACCGCCGCCTGCGTCCGGTCCCGCAGCCCCAGTTTCACCAGGACCCGGCTGACGTGCGTCTTGATCGTCGACTCCGCCACCACCAGCCTCCCCGCTATCTCCGCGTTCGACAGGCCCTGCGCGATGAGGACCAGGACCTCCGTCTCGCGTTCGGTGAGGTCGCCGTAGGCCGCGTGGGCGGAGGGCATCAGACGGGGGGCGTCGGAGAGTTTCGAGAACTCCGTGATCAGGCGTTTGGTCACGGAGGGCGCCAGCAGGGCCTCCCCCGAGGCCACCACCCGGACCCCGTCGGCCAGTTGGCGGGCCGAGGCGTCCTTCAGGAGGAAGCCCGAGGCTCCTGCCTTCAGGGCTTGGTACACGTACTCGTCGAGGTCGAAGGTGGTCAGGACGAGGACCTTCGCCGTGCCGTCCGCCGCCACGATCTCGCGCGTCGCCTCGATGCCGTTCAGCTCCGGCATCCGGATGTCCATCAGGACCACGTCCGGGCTCAGCTCACGGACCTTCGCCACCGCCTCACGGCCGTTGACCGCCTCGCCGACGACCTCGATGTCCGGCATCGCGTTGAGGAGCACCGAGAAGCCCTCGCGCACCATCATCTGGTCGTCCGCGATCATCACGCGGATCGTCATGCGTCACCCTCGCTCGCACGCGGCACCGGCAGATACACCGCCACCTCGTAGCCTCCCTCGTCCGTCGCGCCCGCCGTCATCTCGCCGTCCAGCATCGAGACCCGCTCCCGCATCCCCGTGACCCCATGGCCGGCGCCGGGCGACGGCTTCAGCAGGGCCCCCGCCGGTGCCGGGCCGTTGACTATCCGCAGGCCCAGGCCGCCCAGGACGTAACCGATCTCCACCTGCGCGGTGGCGCCCGGCGCGTGGCGCAGGGTGTTGCTCAGCGCCTCCTGGACTATGCGGTACGCCGACAGCTCCACCCCCTGCGGCAGCTCACGCACCGCGCCCGTCACCGTCTTCTGCACGGACAGACCCGTGTCCCGCACATTGGCCAGCAGCCCGTCGAGGTCGGCGAGCGTGGGCTGCGGGGCGTCCGGGGCCTCGTAGTCCTCGGCGCGCACCACGCCCAGCACCCGGCGCAGTTCGGTGAGCGCCGCCACCGCGTTCTCACGGATCGTCGCGAAGGCGCGCTCCAGCTCCGGCGGCGGGTTCTCCACCCGGTAGGGGGCCGCCTCGGCCTGGATGGCGACGACCGACATGTGGTGCGCCACCACGTCGTGCAGCTCGCGGGCGATCGTCGAACGCTCCTCCAGCAAGGTGCGCTTGGAGCGCTCGTGCGCCGTGACGGTCTGCTGGGCGGTCACCTCCTGGCGGGCCTCGCGGCGGGTGTGCCAGACGGCGACGACGAGCAGGACCAGCGCGGAGAGGACCAGCATGGGGGCGGTGTCGTCGCTGTAGTAGTAGCTGGGCCCGAGGATCACGTCCGCCACGAAGCCGTAAGCCGCGGTGACGGCCCACATGTACGCCGCCGTACGCGGCTTGGTGCGTATCGCCACGACCGTCAGCACGGTGAGATGGCAGGCGAAGCTCGCGGGCAGCCAGGGATAGCCGTCCATGTAGCTGCCGAAGACCTGGCTGACCGGGGTGGCCGCCATCGACAGCCAGAATGCCGCGATCGGCCGGAGCATGGTCAGCAGGATCGGGAGCACGGCGAGCGGAACGAGCACCACGGCCGTATCGCTGCTGTCGACCGCGGCCATCAGCAGCGTGATCACGGCCGCCGCGGAGACCACGGCATGGGGTGTCCAGGTCGCGTACTCCCGCAGGGGGCCGGGCAGCCGCCGGGTCAGCGGGCCGTCGACCCGCATCCGGGGCAGCGGGCGGTAGGCGAAGGCGTCGTGGAACAGGTCCTGCCGGAGCCCGCGCAGGGCGTTCGCGGCGAGCCGGTACTCCGGGCTGCGCGGCTTGGCCCCGTCCGCCGCCGGCGGTGTCTGCATGTGGGTC
This DNA window, taken from Streptomyces sp. NBC_00663, encodes the following:
- a CDS encoding response regulator transcription factor — its product is MTIRVMIADDQMMVREGFSVLLNAMPDIEVVGEAVNGREAVAKVRELSPDVVLMDIRMPELNGIEATREIVAADGTAKVLVLTTFDLDEYVYQALKAGASGFLLKDASARQLADGVRVVASGEALLAPSVTKRLITEFSKLSDAPRLMPSAHAAYGDLTERETEVLVLIAQGLSNAEIAGRLVVAESTIKTHVSRVLVKLGLRDRTQAAVFAYEARLVTPG
- a CDS encoding sensor histidine kinase translates to MTETTHMQTPPAADGAKPRSPEYRLAANALRGLRQDLFHDAFAYRPLPRMRVDGPLTRRLPGPLREYATWTPHAVVSAAAVITLLMAAVDSSDTAVVLVPLAVLPILLTMLRPIAAFWLSMAATPVSQVFGSYMDGYPWLPASFACHLTVLTVVAIRTKPRTAAYMWAVTAAYGFVADVILGPSYYYSDDTAPMLVLSALVLLVVAVWHTRREARQEVTAQQTVTAHERSKRTLLEERSTIARELHDVVAHHMSVVAIQAEAAPYRVENPPPELERAFATIRENAVAALTELRRVLGVVRAEDYEAPDAPQPTLADLDGLLANVRDTGLSVQKTVTGAVRELPQGVELSAYRIVQEALSNTLRHAPGATAQVEIGYVLGGLGLRIVNGPAPAGALLKPSPGAGHGVTGMRERVSMLDGEMTAGATDEGGYEVAVYLPVPRASEGDA